A region of Cucumis melo cultivar AY chromosome 2, USDA_Cmelo_AY_1.0, whole genome shotgun sequence DNA encodes the following proteins:
- the LOC103502737 gene encoding uncharacterized protein LOC103502737 has protein sequence MPKERRDRSASHDRYRASPFSCSSSRPIRSSPKLPLGSEDNLREWEEVRCPVCMEHPHNAVLLICSSHEKGCRPYMCDTSRRHSNCLDQFCKLFSETSTVMPVPEDVQLPTVNSSPTMESEPVVDDTPEVQSEEIELSVHPSSCENQMPPKLVCPLCRGKIKKWVVDDHARQFMNAKSRSCSCETCSFSGTYTDLRKHARKEHPLVRPSEVDPERQHNWRRLERQRDLGDLLSTLQSSFGEDRVDDSILPIDDGGWLTVFFLIRVFRPESSRRSSSWSSVSRARGQPSFRRRTTRLWGESYDGEIGSSSRDDDNDSSDDGSGPLRHHERVLRQTTPDNAP, from the coding sequence ATGCCAAAGGAGAGAAGAGATCGCTCTGCATCTCATGATAGGTATAGAGCATCTCCATTCAGTTGCAGCTCCAGCCGTCCTATACGATCTTCACCTAAACTGCCATTGGGAAGTGAGGATAATTTGAGAGAGTGGGAAGAAGTTAGATGCCCTGTCTGCATGGAACATCCTCATAATGCAGTTCTTCTCATATGTTCGTCCCATGAAAAGGGTTGCCGTCCTTACATGTGTGATACTAGTCGTCGCCACTCAAATTGCCTAGATCAATTCTGCAAGTTGTTTTCAGAAACTTCAACAGTAATGCCAGTGCCAGAAGACGTTCAACTCCCAACAGTGAACTCTTCACCAACAATGGAATCTGAGCCCGTGGTTGATGATACACCAGAGGTTCAAAGTGAGGAGATTGAACTTTCTGTGCACCCTTCATCTTGTGAGAATCAGATGCCTCCAAAGCTGGTATGCCCTTTATGCCGAGGGAAGATAAAAAAGTGGGTCGTTGATGACCATGCTCGTCAGTTCATGAATGCAAAATCAAGAAGTTGTTCCTGTGAGACATGTAGTTTCAGTGGAACCTATACAGATCTTAGGAAGCATGCAAGGAAGGAGCATCCTCTTGTGCGTCCATCTGAAGTAGACCCTGAACGGCAGCATAATTGGAGACGGCTTGAGCGACAAAGGGACCTGGGAGACCTTCTGAGCACACTGCAATCATCATTTGGAGAGGATAGAGTTGATGATAGTATTTTACCCATTGATGATGGGGGTTGGCTCACAGTTTTTTTCCTTATACGAGTTTTTAGACCTGAATCCAGTAGAAGGAGCAGCAGTTGGTCTAGTGTATCTAGAGCTAGAGGCCAACCGAGTTTTAGGAGGAGAACAACCCGACTGTGGGGTGAGAGTTATGATGGAGAAATAGGTTCATCTTCTCGAGATGATGATAATGACTCATCAGATGATGGATCAGGGCCATTGAGGCACCATGAGCGTGTACTGCGACAAACGACTCCAGATAATGCACCTTGA
- the LOC103502736 gene encoding deSI-like protein At4g17486 isoform X1 produces the protein MGAENTSKTTPESGDWNKKYETQVVLNVYDLTPANNYSYWFGFGIFHSGIEVHGKEYGFGAHDFPASGVFEVEPKSCPGFIYRCSVTLGHVDMPPSEFRTFIETIASEYHGDTYHLISKNCNHFTDDVACRLTGKRIPGWVNRLARMGALCSCLLPESLQVTTVKQLPEFHEYSEEECISESLSLSTRQVSAEVDDDEERRLLTLSPGATDVAFVKESHN, from the exons ATGGGAGCTGAGAACACCTCGAAAACGACCCCCGAAAGTGGAGATTGGAACAAGAAGTACGAAACCCAGGTGGTGTTGAACGTTTATGATCTCACCCCTGCCAACAATTATTCCTATTGGTTTGGTTTTGGGATTTTTCATTCGGGTATTGAAG TCCATGGCAAAGAATATGGGTTCGGAGCTCACGACTTTCCTGCTAGTGGAGTTTTTGAAGTAGAACCAAAGAGCTGTCCGGGTTTCATATACCGATGTTCTGTCACGTTGGGACATGTTGATATGCCTCCCTCTGAATTCAGAACGTTTATTGAAACTATTGCTTCTGAATATCATGGAGATACATATCATCTTATTTCCAAGAACTGTAATCATTTCACAGATGATGTCGCATGTAGATTGACTGGGAAAAGGATACCTGGATGGGTTAATCGGCTTGCTCGGATGG GTGCTTTGTGCAGTTGTTTGCTTCCTGAAAGTCTTCAAGTAACTACGGTCAAACAATTGCCCGAGTTCCACGAATACTCAG AGGAAGAATGCATCTCCGAGTCTCTGTCACTCAGCACTCGGCAAGTGTCGGCAGAAGTCGATGACGATGAGGAGAGGCGGCTGCTGACACTATCGCCTGGGGCTACCGACGTTGCTTTTGTCAAAGAATCTCACAACTGA
- the LOC103502736 gene encoding deSI-like protein At4g17486 isoform X2, whose amino-acid sequence MGAENTSKTTPESGDWNKKYETQVVLNVYDLTPANNYSYWFGFGIFHSGIEVHGKEYGFGAHDFPASGVFEVEPKSCPGFIYRCSVTLGHVDMPPSEFRTFIETIASEYHGDTYHLISKNCNHFTDDVACRLTGKRIPGWVNRLARMGALCSCLLPESLQVTTVKQLPEFHEYSVKT is encoded by the exons ATGGGAGCTGAGAACACCTCGAAAACGACCCCCGAAAGTGGAGATTGGAACAAGAAGTACGAAACCCAGGTGGTGTTGAACGTTTATGATCTCACCCCTGCCAACAATTATTCCTATTGGTTTGGTTTTGGGATTTTTCATTCGGGTATTGAAG TCCATGGCAAAGAATATGGGTTCGGAGCTCACGACTTTCCTGCTAGTGGAGTTTTTGAAGTAGAACCAAAGAGCTGTCCGGGTTTCATATACCGATGTTCTGTCACGTTGGGACATGTTGATATGCCTCCCTCTGAATTCAGAACGTTTATTGAAACTATTGCTTCTGAATATCATGGAGATACATATCATCTTATTTCCAAGAACTGTAATCATTTCACAGATGATGTCGCATGTAGATTGACTGGGAAAAGGATACCTGGATGGGTTAATCGGCTTGCTCGGATGG GTGCTTTGTGCAGTTGTTTGCTTCCTGAAAGTCTTCAAGTAACTACGGTCAAACAATTGCCCGAGTTCCACGAATACTCAG TTAAAACTTGA
- the LOC103502735 gene encoding uncharacterized protein LOC103502735 has product MSFAGSSVAAGGRAAKKAIEFGKTYVVRPKGKHQATVVWLHGLGDNGSSWSQLLETLPLPNIKWICPTAPTRPIALFGGFPSTAWFDVEDLSENGPDDLEGLDASAAHVAYLLSTEPADIKLGVGGFSMGAATALYSATCHAVGKYGNGNPYPANLSAVVGLSGWLPCSKTLKTKMEEKKASNIGAGSLPILLCHGKVDDVVLYKFGEKSSEALLSSGFKDVTFKSYSSLGHYTVPEEMDEVCAWLTSKLGL; this is encoded by the exons ATGAGTTTTGCTGGCTCTTCTGTTGCTGCCG GTGGTAGAGCTGCCAAAAAGGCAATTGAGTTTGGTAAAACCTACGTAGTTAGGCCGAAGGGAAAACACCAAGCTACCGTTGTCTGGCTTCATGGTCTTGGTGATAATGGCTCAAG CTGGTCGCAACTATTGGAGACGCTTCCTTTACCAAAT ATTAAATGGATATGTCCGACTGCACCTACTCGACCAATAGCTTTATTTGGTGGCTTTCCATCCACTGCAT GGTTTGATGTAGAagatctttcagaaaatggtcCAGATGATTTAGAGGGTTTGGATGCTTCAGCCGCACATGTTGCATATTTGTTATCAACAGAGCCAGCGGACA TTAAGCTTGGTGTAGGAGGTTTCAGTATGGGAGCGGCTACTGCACTTTACTCTGCAACCTGCCACGCAGTGGGAAAATACGGGAATGGAAATCCTTATCCCGCCAATCTGAGTGCAGTTGTTGGGCTTAGTGGCTGGCTTCCATGTTCAAA GACTTTGAAAACCAAGATGGAAGAGAAGAAAGCCAGTAATATTGGAGCAGGATCCTTGCCTATTTTGCTATGCCatggaaaag TTGATGATGTGGTTCTTTATAAATTTGGAGAGAAATCTTCAGAGGCATTACTTTCAAGTGGATTTAAAGATGTTACGTTCAAATCCTACAGCAG CCTTGGCCACTATACAGTGCCTGAAGAGATGGATGAGGTCTGTGCTTGGTTAACTTCAAAGTTGGGGCTATAG
- the LOC103502734 gene encoding probable receptor-like protein kinase At5g20050, translating to MEDKIAHIISLSLILLLILLLILARIFLKFSKAFFLICGIDVSLIAAILVYMVIRLRFNRRRKQLESQILSEGRELRIEYSFLRKVAGVPTKFRYKELEEATDYFRALIGKGSSGSVFKGILKDGTAVAVKRIEGESQGDKEFRAEVSAIASVQHVNLVRLIGYCTNSSGPRFLVYEFVPNGSLDCWIFPKKPTHKNRNRPGGCLAWDLRYSVAIDVAKALAYLHHDCRSRILHLDVKPENILLDENYRAIVSDFGLSKLMGKDESRIMISMRGTRGYLAPEWLLENGISEKSDVYSYGMVLLELVGGQRNVSVVENGEGRSKKKWQYFPRIVSAKMKEGKLMEAVDQQLLETGTIDEREVRKLVCVGLWCIQEQAKLRPTMAMVVDMLEGRVAVEEPPDTEMLVVDLLSIDEEMMNSDEKPKIVPFRERMDDRNVPSSSSTPCSYAFSILSAR from the coding sequence ATGGAGGATAAGATAGCCCACATCATTTCTCTTTCCTTAATCCTCCTCCTCATCCTTCTCCTCATTCTCGCTCGAATTTTCCTCAAATTTTCCAAAGCTTTTTTCCTCATTTGCGGCATCGATGTCTCCCTCATCGCCGCTATCTTGGTCTACATGGTCATCCGACTACGCTTCAACCGCAGAAGAAAACAGCTCGAATCCCAGATACTTTCCGAAGGTCGAGAGCTTCGGATCGAGTATAGTTTCTTAAGAAAAGTCGCCGGAGTTCCCACCAAGTTCCGCTACAAAGAGCTCGAGGAAGCCACTGACTACTTCCGAGCGTTGATAGGTAAAGGATCCTCCGGTTCTGTCTTCAAAGGAATCCTCAAAGACGGTACTGCCGTGGCTGTCAAGCGGATCGAAGGTGAAAGTCAAGGAGACAAGGAGTTTCGAGCGGAGGTATCCGCCATTGCTAGTGTTCAGCATGTAAATCTCGTTCGTCTAATTGGTTACTGTACTAATTCATCTGGACCTCGATTTCTTGTTTACGAATTCGTACCGAACGGATCTTTAGATTGCTGGATTTTTCCTAAAAAACCTACACACAAGAATCGAAATCGCCCTGGCGGTTGCTTAGCTTGGGATCTTAGATACAGTGTCGCCATTGATGTTGCTAAAGCCCTAGCTTACCTTCACCATGATTGCCGATCCAGAATCTTACACCTCGATGTGAAACCAGAAAACATCCTTTTAGATGAAAATTACAGAGCAATCGTTTCGGATTTTGGCCTATCGAAGCTGATGGGGAAAGACGAGAGCCGAATAATGATATCGATGAGAGGAACGAGGGGATATTTAGCTCCGGAATGGCTATTGGAGAACGGAATTTCAGAGAAATCAGATGTATACAGCTACGGAATGGTTCTTCTGGAATTAGTCGGAGGTCAGAGAAACGTAAGCGTAGTTGAAAATGGAGAAGGGAGATCTAAGAAGAAATGGCAGTATTTTCCCCGAATCGTGAGTGCGAAGATGAAGGAAGGGAAATTAATGGAAGCTGTGGATCAACAGCTGTTGGAAACCGGGACGATAGACGAGAGAGAGGTACGGAAACTGGTTTGTGTGGGTTTATGGTGTATACAAGAACAGGCGAAGCTGAGGCCGACGATGGCGATGGTGGTGGATATGCTTGAAGGCCGCGTCGCGGTGGAGGAGCCGCCGGATACTGAAATGCTCGTCGTTGATTTGTTGTCGATTGATGAAGAGATGATGAATAGTGACGAGAAACCGAAGATTGTTCCGTTTAGAGAACGGATGGACGATAGAAATGTTCCTTCGTCTTCATCGACGCCGTGTTCTTACGCCTTCTCTATACTCTCCGCCCGGTGA